CGCGCAAGGCGTCGTGGTAACGACCGCCCCGGACCTCGAGACCGAGCCGGACACATTGGCGCTGGACGCCATTCCATCGCGCTTTTGCTGTTTCGTCACCGGCACCGATACCGAGATCGGCAAGACCCTGGTGTCGAGCGCCATCTTGTACAAGCTGGCCCACAGCGGCCGCCGTGCCTGCGGCATGAAGCCGGTCGCTGCCGGCGCCAGCATGGTCGACGGCGAACTGCGCAACGAAGATGCCGACATGCTGCGCGCCGCCGGCAACGTGCACCTTCCAAGCAGCATCACGACCCCGTTCATGCTCAGAGAAGCGGCCGCGCCCCACATCGCGGCCGCCCTCGAGGGCGTGACCATCGAAGCGGTGCCGATCCTGGCCGCCTATACCGAGATCCAGGCGGCGTCCGATGCCGTCGTGGTCGAGGGCGTAGGTGGCTTCCGGGTACCCTTCAACGACGACTTCGATAGCGCCGACCTGGCCGCGCAACTGAACTTGCCGGTGGTGCTGGTAGTGGGCATGCGCCTGGGCTGCATCAGCCACGCGCTGCTGACGGTCGAAGCGATCGTCGCGCGCGGGCTGGTGCTGGCCGGCTGGGTCGCCAACACCGTCGACCCGGACATGCGCTTCGCGCGCGAGAATATCGACGCCCTCGAACAGCGCATTCCGGCCCCCCTGTTGGGCCACCTGCCCCGCCTCGACCACCCGACGGCTGCGGCCGCCGCCGAATTCATCGACCTTGCGGGATTGCCGGGCTGGCATTCCCCGCGTGTCTAGCTAGAGAAGGAACCACCATGTCCCAATTCAATACCGTCGCCCTGCACCGTCCCGCCGCCGCCATCAAGCAGGCCGATAACGCCACCTGGCCGCTGCCTGACGTGCTGGCGCTGTTCGAGCTCCCGTTCACCGAACTGATGCACCGCGCCCAGACCGTGCACCGCGCCCACTTCCCGGACGGCGACGTCGAACTGGCCACGCTGCTGTCGATCAAGACCGGCGGTTGCGAGGAAGACTGCGGCTACTGCCCGCAGGCCGCACGCTACGACACCGGTGTCGAGGCCAAGAAGATCCTCGACCTCGACACCGTGCTCGATGCCGCGCGCCAGGCCAAGGCCAGCGGCGCCACGCGCTTTTGCATGGGCGCGGCCTGGCGCAGCCCGAAAGAGCGCGACATGGAAAAGGTCGAGACGATGGTGCGTGAAGTCAAGGCGCTCGGCATGGAAACCTGCGCCACGCTCGGCATGCTGGAAGCAGGCCAGGCCGAACA
Above is a genomic segment from Massilia sp. H6 containing:
- the bioD gene encoding dethiobiotin synthase, yielding MNTPNNLNEPMALTPEVIAPGHAQGVVVTTAPDLETEPDTLALDAIPSRFCCFVTGTDTEIGKTLVSSAILYKLAHSGRRACGMKPVAAGASMVDGELRNEDADMLRAAGNVHLPSSITTPFMLREAAAPHIAAALEGVTIEAVPILAAYTEIQAASDAVVVEGVGGFRVPFNDDFDSADLAAQLNLPVVLVVGMRLGCISHALLTVEAIVARGLVLAGWVANTVDPDMRFARENIDALEQRIPAPLLGHLPRLDHPTAAAAAEFIDLAGLPGWHSPRV